Proteins found in one Cryptococcus neoformans var. grubii H99 chromosome 14, complete sequence genomic segment:
- a CDS encoding glucose transporter, variant 2, whose amino-acid sequence MLPPKIYTFLCGCFAAMGAMLYGYDLGVISYVLVAPDFLKTMDTTDENYIGFITSSMLLGAFVGSIPASLIADAFSRRMAITVAGVVFIVGAILQTAAQNKEAMFAGRFFAGIGIGMLGLLTPLYQSEIAHPSARGMLTATFQFFLGIGSFVAGWIAYGVAQTHFESPMAWRLPLGFQMLPAVPLIFLTFLLPESPRWLIIKGHDEKALRSLARLHAKGDENDPFVLGEFAAIKNKVEAEAVMQQSWRLIFNFEDRTNMRKVLYGIILQFSVQMTGVSAIQYYAPMVYASVGFSTNTSLLINSINSVNALIAQFCCILFVDKVGRRFPLIFGNILSGTCFAVATALAKQFADGRGSKGQGIGFVVVLYVYNFFFSACIGPLSWIYPVEIMNTAIRAKATAMVNMAAWISNFMIGQVSPKAFVNIGWRYYLVFCICSFTNAITFYLFFPETRGRTLEEMDNYFRQMNLIVPLTKDVHKITAHEREAQLVEQGVIQQEVDIQQEVDEKDENNEKKDVKKEIEHQEVV is encoded by the exons ATGTTACCTCCAAAGATCTACACCTTCCTATGTGGCTGCTTCGCCGC CATGGGCGCTATGCTCTATGGTTACGATCTGGGTGTCATCTCTTATGTTCTGGTAGCGCCGGATTTCCTCAAGACCATGGATACCACAGACGAAAACTACATCGGCTTCATCACTTCATCTATGCTGCTCGGTGCCTTCGTCGGTAGTATACCCGCTTCTTTAATTGCCGACGCTTTCAGCAGAAGAATGGCTA TCACCGTAGCAGGCGTGGTCTTCATTGTCGGCGCTATCTTGCAGACGGCAGCTCAAAACAAGGAGGCTATGTTTGCTGGGCGATTCTTCGCTGGTATCGGTATCGGCATGTTGGGACTGTTGACGCCTT TGTACCAGTCCGAGATCG CTCATCCTTCGGCTCGTGGTATGCTTACAGCAACCTTCCAATTCTTTCTCGGTATCGGCTCTTTCGTAGCAGGATGGATCGCGTATGGTGTTGCGCAGACTCACTTTGAGTCGCCCATGGCGTGGAGGCTTCCT CTTGGGTTCCAAATGCTCCCCGCTGtccctctcatcttcttgacttTCCTCTTACCCGAATCTCCTCG atgGTTGATCATCAAAGGCCACGACGAAAAGGCCCTCAGGAGTCTTGCTCGTTTGCATGCAAAGGGTGACGAGAACGATCCATTCGTGCTGGGGGAGTTTGCCGCTATTAAAAACAAAGTCGAGGCCGAAGCCGTTATGCAACAGTCTTGGAGACTT ATCTTCAACTTCGAAGACCGGACAAACATGAGAAAGGTGCTGTATGGCATTATCCTACAATTCTCCGTTCAAATGACTGGTGTGTCGGCCATCCAGTACTATGCCCC CATGGTATACGCTTCAGTCGGGTTCTCAACCAATACCTCTCTCTTGATCAATTCCATCAACTCTGTCAACGCTCTCATCGCCCAGTTTTGCTGTATTCTCTTTGTCGACAAGGTTGGGCGTCGGTTCCCTTTGATCTTTGGAAATATCTTATCTGGAACCTGTTTCGCTGTCGCTAC TGCATTGGCAAAGCAGTTCGCGGATGGACGTGGCAGCAAAGGCCAAGGTATCGGCTTCGTCGTCGTGCTCTATGTAtacaacttcttcttttctgccTGTATCGGTCCTCTCTCTTGGATCTA CCCCGTTGAAATCATGAACACTGCTATTCGAGCCAAAGCGACGGCAATGGTAAACATGGCTGCTTGGATCTCGAACTTTATGATTGGTCAAGTCTCTCCCAAAGCTTTCGTCAACATCG GCTGGAGGTATTACTTGGTTTTCTGCATCTGTTCCTTTACCAACGCCATCACCTtctacctcttcttccctgaAACCCGAGGCCGAAcgttggaggagatggacaaCTACTTTAGGCAGATGAACCTCATCGTGCCGTTGACGAAGGACGTGCACAAGATCACGGCACATGAGCGAGAGGCTCAGCTTGTGGAGCAAG GTGTCATCCAACAAGAGGTGGACATTCAACAAGAGGtggacgagaaggatgaaaataatgaaaaaaaggatgtgaagaaggagattgagcaTCAGGAGGTGGTATAG
- a CDS encoding alpha-N-arabinofuranosidase, variant has translation MAVYSQHVTVNQSLLQQQTPCDFSNTPSHPKTLTPTPILLDVTSLIHPSEPPVTDKLFSGFLEHLGRCIYGGIVDNPDDPSPKDLLEVQDEGKTFQKGRLGWRKDVMGCLAKDGELEIPMLRWPGGNFVSNYHWQDGIGSISERPKRIELAWLSDESNKFGTDEFIDYCRATAAEPYICLNMGTGSLEEALAWVEYCNGTGDTHWANLRRKNTGKDEPHAVKYWGLGNEMWGPWQVGNLLPSEYVRKARQWAHALKLVDPSMVLVSCGETGASDWDREVIQGLLPWADMHSIHFYTMLGHDKMSSVSGYDYEKNVFGPAAAEKHIDICKSLIDLANIGRTWERMPTKDMKICFDEWNVWDDVKAPGSNGLEQWYDYTDMLGFCAWLNVLVRKHKYIGIACLAQSVNVISPLMTKPDGIVRQTLYYPLQLFSKYMKNGHLLQLPVFPDVYTGPTFPVYIQQGNYKPSYVDSVAILVETEKGASIRVSVLNRHPEVDWSSKIGFSGFEVESIEVHEIYSDDLAAVNTFENSDTIIPKITKKNAKEWDGDVLVKKHSWSFFIFNGRFR, from the exons ATGGCCGTCTACAGCCAACACGTTACAGTGAACCAGTCTCTGCTCCAGCAACAGACTCCATGCGACTTTTCCAACActccttcccatcccaaAACACTCACACCAACCcctatcctcctcgacGTCACCAGTCTCATCCATCCCTCCGAGCCTCCCGTTACAGACAAGCTCTTCAGCGGCTTCCTCGAACATCTTGGGAGGTGTATCTACGGAGGTATTGTGGATAACCCGGATGATCCGAGTCCGAAAGATCTTTTGGAGGTGCAGGATGAAGGGAAGACCTTTCAGAAGGGTAGATTGgggtggaggaaagatgTGATGGGGTGCTTGGCGAAAGATGGGGAGCTTGAGATTCCAATGCTGAGGTGGCCTGGTG GTAACTTCGTCTCCAATTACCACTGGCAAGACGGTATCGGCTCCATCTCTGAGCGTCCAAAGCGTATCGAGCTCGCTTGGCTCAGCGACGAGTCCAACAAGTTTGGTACCGACGAGTTTATTGACTATTGCCGAGCGACAGCTGCCGAGCCTTACATCTGTTTGAATA TGGGCACTGGTAGTCTTGAGGAAGCTTTGGCATGGGTTGAATACTGCAACGGGACTGGTGATACCCA CTGGGCAAACCTTCGACGCAAAAATACTGGAAAGGACGAGCCTCATGCTGTCAAATACTGGGGTCTCGGTAACGAGA TGTGGGGTCCATGGCAAGTCGGCaaccttctcccttccgAGTACGTGAGGAAAGCAAGGCAATGGGCGCATGCCCTCAAGCTAGTTGACCCTAGCATGGTATTGGTGTCTTGTGGCGAGACT GGTGCGTCTGATTGGGATAGAGAGGTTATTCAGGGTCTCCTTCCATGGGCTGATATGCATTCCATTCACTTCTA TACTATGCTCGGCCACGACAAGATGTCCAGCGTATCTGGTTACGACTATGAGAAGAACGTCTTCGGGCCAGCT GCTGCCGAGAAGCACATCGACATCTGCAAGTCACTCATCGACCTCGCCAACATCGGCCGAACCTGGGAGCGCATGCCAACGAAGGATATGAAGATCTGCTTTGATGAG TGGAACGTTTGGGACGACGTCAAAGCGCCGGGGTCGAACGGGTTGGAGCAGTGGTATGACTACACCGACATGCTTGGCTTTTGTGCGTGGTTGAATGTGCTTGTGAGGAAGCATAAGTATATCGGTATTGCTTGTCTTGCCCAGTCTGTCAACGTC ATCTCACCTCTCATGACCAAGCCAGATGGTATTGTTCGCCAGACTTTGTATTATCCCCTTCAGCTTTTCAGCAAGTATATGAAGAACGGacaccttcttcagcttcccGTATTCCCTGACGTCTA CACCGGTCCTACGTTCCCTGTCTACATCCAACAAGGCAACTACAAACCCTCCTACGTCGACTCTGTCGCTATCCTCGTCGAAACGGAGAAGGGAGCAAGCATCAGGGTTAGCGTTCTAAACAGACATCCGGAGGTGGATTGGAGCTCGAAGATAGGGTTCTCGGGTTTCG AGGTCGAGAGTATCGAGGTTCACGAGATCTACTCGGACGACCTTGCTGCAGTG AATACGTTCGAAAACTCCGACACTATTATTCCCAAGATTACAAAGAAGAACGCGAAAGAGTGGGATGGAGATGTTTTGGTTAAGAAACATTCATggtccttcttcattttcaacGGCCGCTTTCGTTGA